In the genome of Rhodoplanes sp. Z2-YC6860, one region contains:
- a CDS encoding helix-turn-helix domain-containing protein — MATVTALPLFHLYGDPPDDQAFDFIHVETIASRSSANDWLIRAHRHRNLFQVLLIERGGGDMTFEASSLPFAAPAAILVPPTTAHGFRFHPDVTDGWVVSFTEDVASALGERSGESLKRLKALAADPVIPLGDAVEITRLAALCRDLHEESFLAREGFRLAMRGLLALIAIEVARLAASRARTGAVTLAPADSTVEALRHLVEEHFRKERLISFYAEKLAITPDRLNDHVKRASGVTAGHLIRQRVLTEAKRALVFTGQPIHEISYDLGFADPSHFARFFRKQTGTTPQAFREGRGG; from the coding sequence ATGGCCACGGTGACGGCTCTTCCGCTGTTTCATCTTTACGGCGACCCGCCGGATGATCAGGCGTTCGATTTCATTCACGTCGAGACGATCGCATCTCGTTCGTCGGCGAACGACTGGCTGATCCGTGCGCATCGCCATCGCAACCTGTTCCAGGTGCTCCTGATCGAGCGTGGCGGCGGTGACATGACCTTCGAGGCAAGCTCGCTGCCGTTTGCGGCACCGGCCGCGATCCTGGTGCCGCCGACCACGGCGCATGGCTTTCGCTTTCATCCCGACGTGACCGACGGCTGGGTGGTGAGCTTCACCGAGGATGTGGCGTCTGCGCTCGGCGAACGCTCGGGCGAGTCGCTGAAGCGGCTGAAAGCGCTGGCTGCCGATCCGGTGATCCCCCTCGGCGATGCCGTCGAGATTACGCGGCTTGCGGCGCTGTGCCGCGATCTGCACGAGGAAAGCTTCCTCGCGCGGGAGGGCTTTCGGCTGGCGATGCGCGGGCTGCTCGCGCTGATCGCAATCGAGGTGGCGCGGCTTGCGGCGAGCCGCGCCCGCACCGGAGCCGTGACGCTCGCACCTGCGGATTCAACAGTCGAGGCGCTGCGTCATCTCGTCGAAGAACATTTTCGCAAGGAGCGACTGATCAGCTTCTACGCCGAGAAGCTCGCGATCACGCCGGACCGGCTCAACGATCACGTCAAGCGCGCGAGCGGAGTCACGGCTGGCCACCTCATTCGCCAGCGCGTGCTGACCGAGGCCAAGCGCGCGCTCGTTTTCACCGGCCAGCCGATTCACGAAATCTCGTACGATCTCGGCTTCGCCGATCCGTCCCACTTCGCGCGGTTTTTCAGAAAGCAGACCGGCACCACGCCGCAGGCGTTCCGCGAGGGGCGGGGCGGCTAA
- a CDS encoding carboxymuconolactone decarboxylase family protein encodes MDDAERFKRGEAARRRVLGDEWVDRSMKSRNAFNGEWVDHITRSAWNDVWTRPHFDDRTRRILVIGTMLSLGRWEEFRMHVRSAVTVGGFSADDIKEIILQQANYCGVPAGNHAFREAEAVLRDTGKMP; translated from the coding sequence ATGGACGACGCCGAACGCTTCAAGCGCGGCGAGGCCGCGCGCCGCCGCGTGCTCGGCGACGAGTGGGTCGACCGCTCGATGAAGAGCCGCAACGCCTTCAATGGCGAATGGGTCGACCACATCACGCGCAGCGCCTGGAACGACGTCTGGACGCGACCGCATTTCGATGACCGCACCCGGCGCATTCTCGTGATCGGCACCATGCTCAGCCTTGGCCGCTGGGAAGAATTCCGCATGCATGTGCGCTCCGCCGTGACGGTCGGCGGATTTTCAGCCGACGACATCAAGGAGATCATCCTGCAGCAGGCGAACTACTGCGGCGTGCCGGCCGGCAACCACGCGTTCCGCGAAGCAGAAGCCGTGCTGCGCGACACGGGCAAAATGCCTTAG
- the pcaD gene encoding 3-oxoadipate enol-lactonase → MPTVNAKDGCPINYQVEGPAGAPVLMLCNSLGTDLHMWDDQAAEWAKHFRLVRYDRRGHGQSGGPKGPYTMDMLGTDALAVADAAGAKTFNWCGLSMGGMVGQWMGANARDRVGKLVLSNTHYHYADKQPWNDRVKFARDNGLEKMSGPMMERWFTKEFRERSKDAVAKVVKMFNGTKLEGFVGCSEAVRDMDFSKSTPTITAPTMVIVGSKDPATLPEYGQEIAKMIKGAKVTSLDAAHLSNIEQPKAYTETVLNFLKG, encoded by the coding sequence ATGCCTACCGTGAATGCCAAGGACGGTTGCCCGATCAACTACCAGGTGGAGGGCCCGGCCGGCGCGCCGGTGCTGATGCTCTGCAATTCGCTCGGCACCGATCTGCACATGTGGGACGACCAGGCTGCCGAATGGGCGAAGCATTTCCGCCTGGTGCGCTATGACCGCCGCGGCCACGGCCAGTCCGGCGGGCCGAAGGGCCCGTACACCATGGATATGCTGGGCACCGATGCGCTCGCAGTGGCGGACGCTGCCGGCGCCAAGACCTTCAACTGGTGCGGCCTGTCGATGGGCGGCATGGTCGGCCAGTGGATGGGCGCGAACGCCCGCGACCGCGTCGGCAAGCTCGTTCTGTCGAACACGCACTACCACTACGCCGACAAGCAGCCGTGGAACGACCGCGTCAAATTCGCCCGCGACAACGGTCTCGAAAAGATGTCGGGTCCGATGATGGAGCGCTGGTTCACCAAGGAATTCCGCGAGCGCTCGAAGGACGCGGTCGCCAAGGTGGTGAAGATGTTCAACGGCACAAAGCTCGAAGGCTTTGTTGGCTGCAGCGAGGCGGTGCGCGACATGGACTTCAGCAAGTCGACGCCGACGATCACGGCACCCACGATGGTCATCGTCGGCAGCAAGGATCCGGCGACGCTGCCGGAGTACGGCCAGGAAATCGCCAAGATGATCAAGGGCGCGAAGGTCACCTCGCTGGATGCGGCGCACCTTTCAAACATCGAGCAGCCCAAGGCCTACACCGAAACGGTGCTGAACTTCTTGAAAGGCTAA
- a CDS encoding FadR/GntR family transcriptional regulator: MSYRPAPIKRESVITRAAQEICRYIADEKLKPGETLPTETHFSRLFGVSRNSIREALRVVHGLGMIDKPAGRRVVVTAATKGGRGIFDESVIVEAAPLANMVRSQIAQKCAELAAERLTNEELRQLDDAFQTLERAILKHDAAAAQSAHDSFHGLLLAGGRNPLLVAMFNQAQLARLANVSSAAQQSYADTVHLEHHRALLRALHDRDAEAARSAVQEHFESLGLMLGVMTKPRGVPLKPAAKKEISRNANRQSKTKKE, encoded by the coding sequence ATGAGCTACCGCCCTGCACCCATCAAGCGCGAGAGCGTCATCACCCGGGCGGCCCAGGAAATCTGCCGCTACATCGCCGATGAAAAGCTCAAGCCGGGCGAGACTTTGCCCACGGAGACACATTTTTCCCGGCTGTTCGGGGTAAGCCGGAACTCGATCCGCGAGGCGCTTCGGGTGGTCCACGGCCTCGGCATGATCGACAAACCTGCCGGCAGGAGAGTTGTGGTCACGGCCGCGACAAAGGGGGGCAGAGGTATTTTCGACGAAAGCGTCATCGTCGAAGCCGCGCCGCTTGCAAACATGGTGCGCTCACAGATCGCACAAAAGTGCGCCGAACTCGCCGCAGAGCGATTGACGAATGAAGAGTTGCGGCAACTGGACGACGCCTTTCAGACGCTTGAGCGCGCCATCCTCAAACATGATGCAGCTGCCGCACAAAGCGCCCACGATTCTTTTCACGGACTGCTGCTTGCAGGCGGGCGCAATCCGCTCCTGGTTGCCATGTTCAATCAGGCGCAACTCGCAAGACTGGCAAACGTGTCGTCGGCCGCCCAGCAAAGCTACGCTGACACGGTCCATCTCGAGCACCACCGGGCCCTGCTCCGCGCCCTGCATGACCGTGACGCGGAAGCGGCTCGCTCCGCAGTGCAGGAGCATTTCGAGAGTTTGGGTCTGATGTTGGGAGTCATGACCAAACCACGCGGAGTGCCCCTGAAACCTGCGGCGAAGAAAGAAATTTCCAGAAACGCCAACCGGCAATCGAAGACCAAAAAGGAATGA
- a CDS encoding aromatic ring-hydroxylating dioxygenase subunit alpha has translation MFSHQTSDVAKLIEPGRVHRRVYTDPEIFELEMERLFGRAWLFVGHTSQVPNPGDYFTTELGREPVVMTRHRDGTVRVLYNRCTHRGPKVVNERCGHAARLTCLYHGWTFDTDGTLIGVPMAEGCAEGFRKSDFNLPSLPRVQEYRGFVFASLSPTGLSFEDQLGPIKDNIDDLVDRAPDGALACDLGMHRYAYNGNWKLQVENVLDSYHVPFGHASTVNKKGVQFARREGDKAGAEVVEAKDESKTATSWRDRKGYVSGNGHGWTSNTILDEGKRSSPVFDEYKRVLIEKVGQERADYILTPRLHNTLIYPNVSIMGLNIHIRVIKPISVDRTEVNVYPVRLLGAPDAMNFANMRLLNVTHSAASFVQTDDVESFVRAQKGLQSRATEWVDISRGLGTEEQDRERNALRGAAVQELAVRAQYKAWLGYMAEAA, from the coding sequence ATGTTTTCACACCAAACGTCTGATGTTGCAAAGCTAATTGAGCCCGGGCGGGTCCATCGCCGGGTCTACACCGATCCCGAGATATTCGAACTCGAAATGGAGCGGCTGTTCGGCCGGGCCTGGCTGTTTGTGGGCCACACCAGCCAGGTCCCTAATCCTGGCGACTACTTCACGACCGAACTCGGACGCGAGCCGGTCGTCATGACGCGGCACCGCGATGGCACGGTGCGTGTCCTCTACAACCGCTGTACGCATCGGGGTCCGAAGGTCGTCAACGAGCGATGCGGGCACGCGGCGCGCCTGACGTGCCTCTATCACGGCTGGACCTTCGACACCGACGGCACTCTGATCGGCGTGCCGATGGCCGAAGGCTGCGCCGAAGGCTTCCGCAAGAGCGATTTCAATCTGCCGAGCCTGCCGCGCGTGCAGGAGTATCGCGGTTTCGTGTTTGCGAGCTTGTCGCCGACAGGGCTGAGCTTCGAAGACCAACTCGGTCCGATCAAGGACAACATCGACGATCTGGTGGATCGGGCCCCCGACGGCGCGCTCGCATGCGACCTTGGAATGCACCGTTACGCCTATAACGGAAACTGGAAGCTTCAAGTCGAGAACGTGCTCGACAGCTACCATGTGCCGTTCGGGCATGCTTCGACGGTCAACAAGAAGGGTGTGCAGTTTGCCCGTCGCGAGGGCGACAAGGCCGGCGCGGAGGTGGTCGAAGCGAAAGACGAAAGCAAGACGGCGACGTCGTGGCGCGATCGCAAAGGTTATGTCAGCGGCAACGGGCACGGCTGGACGAGCAATACAATTCTCGACGAGGGCAAGCGATCAAGTCCGGTCTTCGACGAATACAAGCGCGTGCTGATCGAAAAGGTCGGCCAGGAGCGGGCCGACTACATCCTCACTCCGAGGCTGCACAACACGCTGATCTATCCCAACGTTTCCATCATGGGTTTGAACATCCACATTCGGGTCATCAAGCCTATTTCCGTCGATCGCACGGAAGTGAACGTCTATCCGGTGCGCCTCCTGGGCGCCCCGGATGCGATGAACTTCGCCAACATGCGTCTGTTGAACGTGACGCATTCGGCGGCGTCCTTCGTGCAGACGGACGACGTGGAATCGTTCGTTCGGGCGCAGAAGGGGCTGCAAAGCCGGGCGACCGAATGGGTCGACATTTCGCGAGGGCTTGGAACCGAAGAGCAGGATCGCGAGCGCAACGCCTTGCGCGGCGCGGCGGTACAAGAACTGGCGGTGCGGGCGCAGTACAAGGCCTGGCTCGGCTACATGGCGGAGGCCGCCTGA
- a CDS encoding aromatic-ring-hydroxylating dioxygenase subunit beta — protein sequence MESALREVKPAVAARREEFELFLFHEAKLLDERRFRDWMGLFSEDGTYWVPSVPDQESPFNQASLFYDDSTLMKTRIDRLEHPRIHVQTPPSRTAHIVGNTAIEEADETKGEYLISSTVIMVESREDHQRLFAGRQYHRLRQNGGSFLIVQKRVNLVNCDSAFDAIAVPI from the coding sequence ATGGAATCCGCTCTTCGTGAAGTGAAGCCCGCGGTTGCCGCCAGGCGGGAAGAGTTCGAGCTTTTTCTGTTTCATGAAGCAAAGCTGCTCGATGAACGCCGCTTTCGCGATTGGATGGGTTTGTTTTCTGAAGACGGCACCTATTGGGTGCCGTCGGTTCCGGACCAGGAAAGTCCGTTCAATCAAGCGTCATTGTTCTATGACGACAGCACGCTCATGAAAACGCGGATCGACCGATTGGAGCATCCGCGCATTCACGTTCAAACGCCGCCGTCGCGAACGGCACACATCGTCGGCAACACTGCGATCGAGGAAGCGGACGAAACCAAAGGTGAATATCTCATCAGCTCCACGGTCATCATGGTGGAGTCCAGGGAAGATCACCAAAGGCTGTTCGCCGGTCGGCAATACCATCGATTGAGACAGAACGGTGGGAGTTTCTTGATCGTTCAGAAGCGGGTGAATCTGGTCAACTGCGACTCTGCTTTTGACGCTATTGCGGTGCCGATCTGA
- a CDS encoding Bug family tripartite tricarboxylate transporter substrate binding protein, protein MRNCLLKLSLVLAVLTAAPSLHAQEWPTQPVKIITPFSAGGTADILCRTIADHFSAVFGKPFYVEAHPGAGGMIGSRMAAVAPPDGYTLVMSGNASHIIAPAFSRAPQYDGVNDFTHIAYLGGSPVGLVINPGLPVNSLPEFLAYLKGRDETTDYTSSGVGTNGFLFGEEFAAKQGLRLNHIPYKGGGPAMIDLLAGHVKIATVTFSSAASQVRADKLKALALSSDRRLPGFPEIPTFKELGYPDMVSWSWFGLSGPKNLPRSIVDALNREVDVALKQPDIQQRMQKDGIDLRRMSPEEITKYFEDETARWAPVAKTFRKDE, encoded by the coding sequence ATGCGCAACTGTCTACTCAAGCTAAGTCTCGTGCTGGCTGTCCTGACAGCAGCTCCGTCCCTGCATGCGCAAGAGTGGCCAACCCAGCCGGTCAAGATCATCACGCCTTTTTCGGCAGGGGGCACGGCCGACATTCTCTGCAGGACGATTGCTGATCATTTTTCTGCGGTGTTCGGCAAGCCGTTTTACGTGGAGGCTCATCCCGGCGCAGGCGGCATGATCGGCTCGCGAATGGCGGCCGTTGCGCCGCCGGATGGCTATACGCTGGTGATGTCCGGCAACGCCTCGCACATCATTGCTCCGGCATTCAGCCGCGCGCCGCAATATGACGGGGTCAACGACTTCACCCACATCGCGTATCTGGGCGGCTCGCCGGTCGGACTCGTCATCAACCCCGGCTTGCCGGTCAATAGCCTGCCGGAGTTTCTGGCCTATCTGAAAGGACGCGACGAGACGACGGACTACACGTCCTCTGGTGTCGGGACCAACGGCTTTTTGTTTGGCGAAGAGTTCGCGGCAAAACAAGGGCTGCGGCTCAATCATATTCCGTACAAAGGCGGCGGTCCGGCGATGATTGATCTGCTGGCGGGCCACGTGAAAATTGCAACCGTGACGTTCTCATCGGCGGCCAGTCAGGTTCGGGCAGACAAGCTGAAGGCGCTTGCGCTGTCCTCCGATCGAAGACTGCCTGGATTCCCGGAGATTCCCACCTTCAAGGAACTCGGATATCCGGACATGGTGTCTTGGTCGTGGTTCGGACTATCCGGTCCAAAAAATCTGCCGCGCAGCATCGTCGACGCGCTCAATCGTGAGGTCGACGTCGCCTTGAAGCAGCCTGACATCCAACAGCGAATGCAGAAAGATGGAATCGATCTGCGAAGAATGTCGCCCGAAGAGATCACCAAATACTTCGAAGATGAAACGGCGCGTTGGGCGCCTGTTGCGAAAACCTTTCGGAAAGACGAATAG
- a CDS encoding SRPBCC family protein, translated as MAMTMSGEQQLTAPREKVWAALNDPATLKACIPGCETLDVTGENEFSAVATNKIGPVKARFKGKVRLTDLDPPNGYKISGEGDGGIAGFAKGGATVSLSDKDGGTLLTYNVEAQIGGKLAQLGQRLVNGAAKKLADDFFAKFAAAVK; from the coding sequence ATGGCGATGACGATGTCCGGCGAGCAGCAACTGACCGCTCCGCGTGAGAAGGTCTGGGCTGCGCTCAACGATCCGGCAACCCTGAAGGCCTGCATCCCGGGCTGTGAGACCCTCGACGTCACCGGCGAAAACGAGTTTTCGGCGGTCGCCACCAACAAGATCGGGCCGGTGAAGGCCCGTTTCAAAGGCAAGGTGCGGCTCACCGACCTCGATCCCCCGAACGGCTACAAGATTTCCGGTGAGGGCGATGGCGGCATCGCGGGTTTCGCCAAGGGCGGTGCGACCGTTTCGCTCAGCGACAAGGACGGTGGCACGCTGCTCACCTACAACGTTGAGGCGCAGATCGGCGGCAAGCTCGCCCAGCTCGGGCAGCGCCTGGTCAACGGTGCGGCTAAAAAGCTCGCCGACGACTTCTTCGCCAAATTTGCCGCTGCGGTGAAGTAG
- a CDS encoding (2Fe-2S)-binding protein has protein sequence MPAVSMTVNGKAVTADVDPRTLLVQFLRENLRLTGTHVGCDTSQCGCCVVHLNGIATKSCTTLALQADGGTVLTIEGLAAPDGPLHPMQEAFRENHGLQCGFCTPGMVMTAVDMVRRKGNELDEHTIRQELEGNICRCTGYHNIVKAIAAGAKAMKGTPA, from the coding sequence ATGCCCGCCGTATCCATGACGGTGAACGGCAAAGCCGTCACCGCGGACGTCGATCCCCGCACGCTCCTGGTCCAGTTTCTGCGCGAGAATCTGCGGCTGACGGGCACCCATGTCGGCTGCGACACCTCGCAGTGCGGCTGCTGCGTGGTCCACCTCAACGGCATTGCCACCAAATCGTGCACCACGCTTGCCTTGCAGGCCGACGGCGGCACGGTGCTGACCATCGAAGGCCTCGCCGCGCCGGACGGCCCCCTGCATCCGATGCAGGAGGCGTTCCGCGAGAACCATGGCCTGCAGTGTGGCTTCTGTACCCCCGGCATGGTGATGACCGCGGTGGACATGGTCCGCCGCAAGGGCAACGAGCTCGACGAGCACACCATCCGCCAGGAGCTCGAAGGCAACATTTGCCGTTGCACCGGCTACCATAACATCGTGAAGGCGATCGCGGCCGGCGCGAAGGCCATGAAGGGAACGCCGGCTTAG
- a CDS encoding xanthine dehydrogenase family protein molybdopterin-binding subunit, protein MTAQNTTATGIGAAVRRKEDLRFITGKGQYTDDISRPGEARALFVRSPHAHARIRNVDIKAAAAMPGVLAVLTGAQLANDKIGNLICGWMIHSKDGSPMKMAPHPAIAANKACYVGDPVAVVVAETLAQARDAAEQVKVDYEVLPAVTDPAKAQRGTQIHEVAPNNTIYQWHIGDAKAADAAIKSAKHVTKLDIVNNRLVPNAMEPRVAIGEYDSGTQNFTLWNTSQNPHVARLVIAAFVGMAPEHKLRVIAPDVGGGFGSKIFIYPEEVVCLWAAKKVGRPVKWTCDRSEAFLADAHGRDHVTHAEMAFGDDGKIVGLKVKTTANLGAYMSTFSSSVPTYLYATLLSGQYDIPAIYCEVDAVYTNTVPVDAYRGAGRPEATFVVERLVEVGARELGLDPADLRKKNFIRSFPHQTPVIMTYDAGDYQASLKKAMDTADVKGFGKRKRDSARNGKLRGIGYSTYIEACGIAPSQAVGSLGAGVGLWESAEVRVNPTGSVEVLTGSHSHGQGHETTFAQLVSDRLGIPIETVSVVHGDTDKVQFGMGTYGSRSGAVGMSAIVKALDKVEVKAKKVAAFMMEAAEGDIEFKDGKFTVAGTDKAVGWGDVTLNAYVAHKFTGAQLEPGLKEGAFYDPTNFTFPAGCHICEVEIDPDTGHVDIAGWTAIDDFGTVINPMIVEGQVHGGVAQGVGQALLEGAVYDKDGQLVSGSFMDYSMPKAENLPDLKVGTTTTRCPSNPLGIKGCGEAGAIAAPAAVINAITDAIGTEDLAMPATPQAVWAAIRKAAKMQQAAE, encoded by the coding sequence ATGACAGCACAGAACACGACTGCGACCGGCATCGGCGCAGCGGTGCGTCGCAAGGAAGATTTGCGCTTCATCACCGGCAAGGGCCAGTACACCGACGACATCAGCCGGCCCGGCGAGGCGCGCGCCTTGTTCGTGCGCTCGCCGCATGCCCACGCCAGGATCAGGAATGTGGACATCAAAGCCGCAGCTGCGATGCCGGGCGTGCTCGCGGTGCTCACCGGGGCGCAGCTTGCGAACGACAAGATCGGCAATCTGATCTGCGGCTGGATGATCCATTCCAAGGATGGCTCGCCGATGAAGATGGCGCCCCATCCGGCAATCGCTGCGAACAAGGCCTGTTACGTCGGGGACCCGGTGGCGGTGGTGGTCGCCGAGACCTTGGCGCAGGCGCGCGACGCCGCCGAGCAGGTCAAGGTCGACTACGAGGTGCTGCCGGCGGTGACCGATCCGGCCAAGGCGCAACGTGGAACGCAGATCCACGAGGTCGCGCCGAACAACACGATCTATCAGTGGCACATCGGCGACGCGAAAGCCGCGGACGCCGCGATCAAGTCTGCGAAGCACGTCACCAAGCTCGATATCGTCAACAATCGGCTCGTGCCCAACGCGATGGAGCCGCGCGTCGCCATCGGCGAATACGACAGCGGCACGCAGAATTTCACGCTGTGGAACACCTCGCAGAATCCGCATGTCGCGCGCCTGGTGATCGCGGCGTTCGTCGGCATGGCCCCGGAGCACAAGCTCCGCGTCATCGCGCCCGATGTCGGCGGCGGCTTCGGCTCCAAGATTTTCATCTATCCAGAAGAGGTCGTGTGCCTCTGGGCCGCCAAGAAGGTCGGCCGCCCGGTGAAATGGACCTGCGACCGCTCGGAGGCGTTCCTCGCCGACGCGCATGGCCGCGACCATGTCACGCATGCCGAGATGGCGTTCGGCGACGACGGCAAGATTGTCGGGCTGAAGGTCAAGACCACGGCCAATCTCGGCGCCTACATGTCGACCTTCTCGTCGTCGGTGCCGACGTATCTTTACGCGACGCTGCTGTCGGGCCAGTACGACATCCCGGCGATCTATTGCGAGGTCGATGCGGTCTACACCAACACCGTGCCGGTCGATGCCTATCGCGGGGCAGGGCGGCCGGAGGCGACCTTCGTGGTCGAGCGGCTGGTCGAAGTCGGTGCGCGTGAGCTCGGGCTCGACCCGGCCGACCTGCGCAAGAAGAACTTCATCCGGTCGTTCCCGCACCAGACACCGGTGATCATGACCTACGACGCCGGCGACTATCAGGCGTCGTTGAAGAAGGCGATGGACACCGCTGACGTCAAAGGCTTCGGCAAGCGCAAGCGCGACAGCGCGCGCAACGGAAAGCTCCGCGGCATCGGCTATTCCACCTATATCGAAGCCTGCGGCATTGCGCCGTCCCAGGCGGTTGGTTCGCTCGGTGCGGGCGTCGGCTTGTGGGAATCGGCCGAGGTGCGGGTCAACCCGACCGGCTCGGTCGAGGTGCTGACCGGCTCGCACAGCCACGGCCAGGGCCACGAGACGACGTTTGCGCAATTGGTTTCGGATCGTCTCGGCATTCCGATCGAAACCGTGAGCGTGGTGCATGGCGACACCGACAAGGTGCAGTTCGGCATGGGCACCTATGGCTCGCGCTCCGGCGCGGTCGGCATGTCGGCGATCGTCAAAGCGCTCGACAAGGTCGAGGTCAAGGCCAAGAAGGTCGCGGCCTTCATGATGGAGGCGGCCGAAGGCGACATCGAATTCAAGGACGGCAAGTTCACCGTCGCCGGCACCGACAAAGCGGTCGGCTGGGGCGACGTGACGCTGAATGCCTACGTCGCGCACAAGTTCACCGGCGCGCAGCTCGAGCCCGGGCTGAAAGAAGGCGCGTTCTACGACCCGACGAACTTTACCTTTCCGGCGGGCTGTCACATCTGCGAGGTCGAGATCGATCCCGACACCGGCCACGTCGACATCGCGGGCTGGACCGCGATCGATGACTTCGGCACCGTGATCAATCCGATGATCGTCGAAGGCCAGGTGCATGGCGGCGTAGCGCAGGGTGTCGGCCAGGCGCTGCTCGAAGGCGCGGTTTACGACAAGGACGGGCAGCTCGTGTCCGGCTCGTTCATGGACTACTCGATGCCCAAGGCCGAGAACCTTCCCGATCTCAAGGTCGGCACCACCACGACCCGATGTCCGTCGAACCCGCTCGGTATCAAGGGCTGCGGCGAGGCGGGCGCGATCGCGGCGCCGGCCGCCGTGATCAACGCCATCACCGACGCGATCGGCACCGAAGATTTGGCCATGCCGGCGACCCCCCAGGCTGTCTGGGCGGCGATCCGCAAGGCCGCGAAGATGCAACAAGCAGCAGAATAG
- a CDS encoding FAD binding domain-containing protein, with protein MYEFKYVRPTSVRQAGNMLAKDGEAKILAGGHSLLPAMKLRLAKHSQLLDLGRIEGLNTIELKGRSLDIGAMTRHVEVANSPVVKEALPALAELAGMIGDPAVRHRGTIGGSLANNDPNADYPAAALGLGATIVTNKRKIAADDYFKGMFDTALEPDEIITKVSFPLAKKAAYQKFKHPASGFALVGVFVSKRSSEIRVAVTGAGSNGVFRVTSFEEALKKRFSPKSIEGMTIPADGMNSDIHGSAEYRAHLVGVMARRALAAAQ; from the coding sequence ATGTATGAATTCAAGTACGTGCGCCCGACCTCGGTCCGGCAGGCAGGGAACATGCTGGCCAAGGACGGCGAAGCGAAAATCCTCGCGGGCGGGCATTCGCTGCTGCCGGCGATGAAGCTTCGCCTCGCCAAGCACAGCCAGCTCCTCGATCTTGGCCGCATCGAAGGCCTCAACACCATCGAGCTCAAGGGCCGCTCGCTCGACATCGGTGCAATGACGCGCCACGTCGAAGTGGCGAATTCGCCGGTGGTGAAAGAAGCATTGCCGGCGCTGGCCGAACTCGCCGGCATGATCGGCGATCCGGCGGTGCGTCATCGTGGCACGATCGGCGGTTCGCTCGCCAACAACGACCCGAACGCCGACTATCCGGCTGCGGCGCTCGGCCTCGGCGCCACCATCGTCACCAACAAGCGCAAGATCGCGGCTGACGATTACTTCAAGGGCATGTTCGACACCGCGCTCGAGCCCGACGAGATCATCACCAAGGTGAGCTTCCCGCTGGCCAAGAAGGCCGCGTACCAGAAATTCAAGCACCCGGCCTCAGGCTTCGCGCTGGTTGGCGTGTTCGTATCCAAGCGTTCGTCGGAGATCCGGGTCGCGGTCACCGGCGCCGGCTCGAACGGCGTGTTCCGCGTCACGAGCTTCGAGGAGGCCCTGAAGAAGCGGTTCTCTCCGAAGTCGATCGAAGGCATGACCATCCCGGCGGACGGCATGAACTCGGACATCCACGGCAGCGCCGAGTACCGCGCCCACCTCGTCGGCGTGATGGCGCGCCGGGCCTTGGCCGCGGCGCAGTAG